The nucleotide window TAGCACTATTATAACTTTAGCAATAACCTTAGCCCTTTTAGGTTCAATTGATTCTTTACTTACATCTTTGGTTGCAGATTCTATGACAAAAACAAAGCATAAACCAGATAAAGAGCTTATTGCACAAGGAATAGGTAACTCAATTTGTTCTTTCTTTGGTGCAATTCCAGGTGCTGGTGCTACAATGAGAACAGTAATAAATATAAAAAGTGGTGGAACAACTAGAGCCTCAGGAGTAGTACACTCTTTAACACTTCTTTTAATTGTTTTAGTTCTAGCACCCTTTGCATCAAGTATTCCCCTTGCTGTATTATCAGGTATTTTAATAAAAGTGGGATTTGATATCTTAGATTACAAGTTTATAAAACTTATAACTAAAGTTTCAAGACAAGACTTACTTGTAATGATTACAGTAGTTTTATTAACTGTTTTTGTTGATTTAATTATGGCTGTTGGAGTAGGGATAACTTTTGCTTCTATTATTGCAGTATATAAGGTTTCAAAAAATACTAAAATTAAAACTATCTATCCTAAAAAACAGTCAGGGTTTGATATAGATATTGAAGATAAATCAACTAAAATTATTAAAATTAAAGGTTCTTTATTTTTTGGAACAGCTTCTATTCTTGATAGAAGAATAGATAAAGTAAGAGATAGAACAAAAACAATTATATTGGATTGTTTAGAAGTTAGTGTATTAGATCTTTCTGCTATTTTTATGTTAGAAGAAGTTATAACAAGATTAAAAAACAGAGATATTGAAGTAATTTTATTACTAAAAATTTCTGATAAAAAAAGAGTCATTACTTTAGATAAAAATAATATATTCAAAAATATAAATATATTTAATAAGTTGGATGATGCAGTTAACTCAATACAAAAAAATAGTTATAAAAGAAGCCCATTATAGCATACTTTAAT belongs to Arcobacter sp. CECT 8983 and includes:
- a CDS encoding SulP family inorganic anion transporter is translated as MNINTFKNDIFGGVTAAIVALPLALAFGVASGAGAAAGLYGAIVLGFFASLFGGTSTQISGPTGPMTVITASAIVTFQNDLQSVFSVIFLAGLIQISFGIVKIGKWIKYIPYPVISGFMSGIGIIIIILQINSFLGVASYGSVIETVINIPNTIKNVDLHSLIIASITLTIMFFTPKKISSVIPSALIALVFVTLFSISMGYSITTIGEIPMGLPNIVLPFSFDILKLSTIITLAITLALLGSIDSLLTSLVADSMTKTKHKPDKELIAQGIGNSICSFFGAIPGAGATMRTVINIKSGGTTRASGVVHSLTLLLIVLVLAPFASSIPLAVLSGILIKVGFDILDYKFIKLITKVSRQDLLVMITVVLLTVFVDLIMAVGVGITFASIIAVYKVSKNTKIKTIYPKKQSGFDIDIEDKSTKIIKIKGSLFFGTASILDRRIDKVRDRTKTIILDCLEVSVLDLSAIFMLEEVITRLKNRDIEVILLLKISDKKRVITLDKNNIFKNINIFNKLDDAVNSIQKNSYKRSPL